In Hemibagrus wyckioides isolate EC202008001 linkage group LG16, SWU_Hwy_1.0, whole genome shotgun sequence, the sequence CTATTCAAAGTATGTGATAGAATGAAAAAGATTTTAAGAGGGGttgccccagaccatcacacataGGTTAATCTTGTGATCATTCTTGCGTGCAGGCCTGAATCATCCCGCCAGCTTCTTTCCCAGAGCAGTGACACTGCGATCAGAAAAGAGGGCAAATTTCGTGTACTGAACCACATCTTCTCAtgtaaaaagaagaaagaactgCATGCCACACGGCAAAGGGATCTGAGCCAAGAGCGGCACCTGCAAGAAGAGACCTCTGAAGTGGACGATATCATCACCATGTTTGACTGCATTGTTGATCTCCCGAACAAGGAGGACAGCAGAAAGCAGTCTAACGTACCTGAAAGGCTTGAGGACCCCACTCCCAAGGACCACAGGAGCCTACCTCCTATACGCACACAGAGTCTTCCACCTATCACTCTAGGAAACTCTTTGTTAACCAACTTGCACAATGCACCACATAGAACTGTGTCAGGCCAGATGGTTAATCATTTGGCCCACAGGTCACAAAAGAGCAAGAGTGAACATGACCTGTTTGATAGCAGAACGAAGGCTCAGAAAGCCACAGGTCCTCCATGGAAAACAGAATCCAGTCAGTTGCTAAAACACAAGGCTTGGGTGTCACCTCCATCTGACCGGATGCTGGATAAACTGTTGCACGAAACGCCGAGTCCTATAGATGTACTTTGCTCCAACCACACACCCTATATTCAGAGAAATGACCAAGGTGAGTCACAATAACCACATCTAATGCTAAAGCTATTTCAACAGCACGCATGTGAATGCCTGTTTTTCCATTTGAACAGTTGCAAATTCTCATCTGGTACCACTGCGTATGAGAGACTCGGCGTTGACGCGCAACAGCTTGGCTCCCATTCGTGATCACTGCACTCACAGATGTAAGCTATTTTATCAAAGTTCAAAGTATCAAACATGGCACTTTGCCTAAACTGAGctcaaaataaagaaacagttAAAACCTTTTACTGCTTTTAAACAATATCTTTATAAGAGAGCATGTGGAAGGCAGACCTCATGTCACAAAGCATTATCAGCAAGTCTGGAAAAGGAAAGTCAGCGTGCAAAAGAAACTGATGCATGCTCTAGAAAGTGTCACGGTGCAAATCATGTCACCTTGTGCTCATTTTTAATGTCTCACTGAAAGCTCTGCTCTGCTTGTTAAAGTTGGCCAACCTCACATTCTGTGTTAAACATACTGGTTAAACAGCATAACATCTTAAAGATAAAACTGAGGGGTTCATTGTTAAATGAGACATTCTGTGATGCCCTTCATTAATTATCTGTACAGTATTGGTTTTGAGAAGTATTTACATTAAAACATATTCATGGAAGCGATGCATAATGTCTGTATTGTCTTGGGAGGGTTAAAATGTGCATTTaggatttttctttaaatttttttaccTTTGCTATAACGCTACATCAAcgttgtattattgtatcaaaTTGACCAATCGCTTTTCTTCTTGTTTAGTCTCTTTGCCACCTGACCAAGTCTCTCAAGGAGTAAGGAAGTCCAAATCTCTACCCCTCAGCTCTCTGGGACGCAGTCTAGCAGGACTCCCGCCTCCTGTAATGTCTAAGAGTCACAGACCAGGCATTCATCAGAGCCAGTCTCTGTGTTCCTTTCCTGCTCCTCTGAGCACTGAGCCGCTGAGAAACATGCAAGTTCTTCCTGCTATCCCACCCCAAAGAAAGCGAAGCCCGTCACCTCCAGCACTCACAAAGACGACTGAGGATCACAGTGAAAGAACCTGATGCACTTTCAGTATATTagtgacaaaaacaaaagggCTGACCTTTTCTCAGCCACATAAAAACTGGTTTCCGTAAGTAAACTTGAAAATACTATGATCTTCAGGTTTTATTGGATTCTTTGGACTGTCAGTAAACTGTCAACATATATTTTCTTGAGGAGGAGGGTCATCGTAATGATTTGTCATTGTTATAACGTTTGATAAAGTTTACGAAGCTATCAGCCTATTTTTTCACGTTTTTACAAAATAACAGACTCTTGTCTACAGCATGCACTGTGCATGATCTGATTTCTGGTTTAACtacataattaaacaaacatacagtgagggaaaaaaaatatttgatcccctgctgattttgtacgtttgcccactgacaaagaaatgatcagtctgtaattttaatggtaggtgtatttgaacagtgagagacagaataacaaaacgcatttcaaaaaagttctacattgatttgcattttaatgagtgaaataagtatttgatcccctatcagtcagaaagatttctggctcccaggtgtcttttatacaggtaaggagctgagattacagtaggagcactctcggggagtgctcttaatctcagctccttaactgtatgaaagacacctgtccacagaaggaagcaatcaatcagattccaaactctccatcatggctaagaccaaagagctgtccatggatgtcagggacaagattgtagacctacacaaggctggaatgagctacaagaccatcgccaagcagcttggtgagaaggtgacagcagttggtgcgattattctcaaatggaagaaacacaaaaggactgtcaatcttcctcggtctggggctccatgcaagatctcacctcatggagtttcaatgatcatgagatcggtgaggaatcagcccagaattacactggaggatttgtcaatgatctcaaggcagctgggaccatagtgaccaagaaaacaattggtaacacactacaccgtgaaagactgaaatccagtagtgcccgcaaggtccccctgctaaaaaaagcacatgtacaggaccatctgaagtttgccagtgaacatctgaatgattcagaggtcatgtggtcaaatgagaccaaaatccagctctttggcatcaactgtgtttggaggaggaggaatgctgcctatgaccccaagaagaccatccccaccgtcaaacatggaggtggaaacattatgctttgggggagtttttctgctaaggggacaggacaaccgcaccgcatcaaaaggacgatggacggagccatgtaccgtcaaatcttgagtgagaacctccttccctcagccaggacattgaaaatgggtcgtggatgcaaagaggagtgggcccaaattccttgagatgtgagatgtgtgcaaacctggtagccaactacaagaaatgtctgacgtctgtgattgccaacaagggtttgccaccaagtactaagtcatgttttgcaaaggggtcaaatacttatttcactcaataaaatgcaaatcaatgtagaacttttttgaaatgtttttttttgttgttattctgtctctcactgttcaaatacaccgaccattaaaattacagactgatcatttctttgtcagtgggcaaacgtacaaaatcagcaggggatcaaatcattttttccctcactgtacctGTAGTTTGATTAATTAAGTTAAATGTTTTAAgtaattaacattaataaatggCTGTGTACTTTTTAGAatataacatttctttttttttttaaatgctcttTAGTGATGATTATCATttagaaaaatgaatcatttaataaGAGTCATGTTTAAAATGAAGAGGTGCCACTCTGCACCAAAACAGCAGGGGATAAGTGCAGGTATTTTGGATAGTGATTTTCTAAATCTTCATATAAAGGAGAACATGGAAGTATTGGTTCAGCCATGGGTTCAGCCAAGTTACCCTACATTCTCTTCtgcaaatttatattttatatcccAGAGTTTTTCATTCTTTGCAACCATGGAAAAAGTATTTAAAGTATTATTCAAAAGTATTCAAACATTTGGCACAAATATGTATCATCATTAGAACAAGTTATTTTCACCACAGAACCCAACATACAACGGCTTCAAAAAGCGTAGCTAAAGGGTcaatgctatc encodes:
- the ankrd55 gene encoding ankyrin repeat domain-containing protein 55, whose translation is MEFPSATVFDQPKDCVEEVDLNVVFHAAATGDVNSLTATIREDPSILECCDSEGSTPLMHAVSGRQVDTVKLLLKMGASINTQDACGRTSLSLATYLGWLEGCVCLLRNGAKQNIPDKNGRLPLHAATAEVDLRLMAVLLQQSTLCEINHQDNEGMTALHWASFHNRPEHVQALLQKGADPTLVDKDFKTALHWAVQSGSRFMCSLILDHHLGSTVINYDDENGKTCVHIAAAAGYSDIIYELARVPETNLQALDVDERTPLHWAAAAGKEECVQALLRLGVEPGPRDINENTPLTYAMYCGHTACIQLLSADSRPESSRQLLSQSSDTAIRKEGKFRVLNHIFSCKKKKELHATRQRDLSQERHLQEETSEVDDIITMFDCIVDLPNKEDSRKQSNVPERLEDPTPKDHRSLPPIRTQSLPPITLGNSLLTNLHNAPHRTVSGQMVNHLAHRSQKSKSEHDLFDSRTKAQKATGPPWKTESSQLLKHKAWVSPPSDRMLDKLLHETPSPIDVLCSNHTPYIQRNDQVANSHLVPLRMRDSALTRNSLAPIRDHCTHRFSLPPDQVSQGVRKSKSLPLSSLGRSLAGLPPPVMSKSHRPGIHQSQSLCSFPAPLSTEPLRNMQVLPAIPPQRKRSPSPPALTKTTEDHSERT